The sequence TGTAAGCTATTTAATATTAAGAAATTGTTACTATTTTAGGTGTAAAGTTAGTGAGgttattttttcatgtatttttattgatttcagagaggaaggaagaaggagatagaaacattaatgatgagagagaatcattgataggctgcctcctgcacaccccatatcgagcccgaaacccaggcatgtgccgtgaccgggaatcaaaccctgacctcctggttcataggtccatgctcaaccactgagcccctgctggccgggcagtgagattattttttttaaaaaggtcattaTCTATTGCAATTTACTCTAAAATAGTACAAGTAAGTAGGTGGGATGGGGAAATAAGGAGAGgtattaataaaacaatattgtGTTAATAAGTGTGACAGCTAGGTGAAAGAAACATGAAGTTTCACATACTACTCTTCTTTTTTGAAAGTTTGAAACTGTCTGTCATGATCAGCCATGTCCCAGCCCCCAGAACTCTGCCTGACACACAGCAGGAATGTAATAAGTGATAAACTGAAATAGTCGTGCAGCCTGAATAACATCGCCTACAGGCTCTCTAACCACAGAGCCCGAGTTCTGGGCAAATTTCTCAAATTGCTACCAGTAAGTGAACCTTGATCTACCCAGATCTGTCTCACTGTAGCTGCAGCACTAATACTGCCCTCTAGAGGATAAAAGACAAACCACAGGGAAGCCCTTCAAGTTTGTTCCTTCTGCCTCATGAGGTTAAAACAagccatacacacatacacatttatcATTAACTCTTTATTTAAATGTTCCAAGGATCCCAAacaccatttaaaaattaaaagtgcaaAGCACTCCATCAACAAAAGCACATGAGTATCACAATTCACGATACAGCTTTTACTCCAACCAAGTTTATTTCACCCTTTATTACAAAGGCACAGAAGTCATCTGAGACCTCAGATATTTACCTTACTGCATGTTAATGTCGCACTGCTATGGTGCAACTTAACATAATTATTATAAAGCTCATAATGCAGTTTTCCAACAACTCATCAGGAGATATAGACTCtttctataaataattaaaagaaatactgGACTTAAGAGCAATATAGGCACAACAAAGGGGACCTGAAAATTTCTGTAAGAGCCGTTAAGTTTCTCGATGGAAGTTAAGACTTAACTGTGAAACTCTACTACCTGCAACAGGTACACTGGACCCAGCTTTGTCAAAGAACAAAGTAAAGTGAGCAACTTCtaacaaactaaaaaaattttttttggaaactccttatgaaagcagtactgagatcATTCATAGATGCTTCCATCGTTCCGTCAGTTTccagtctttaaaaatatgtactttgcAGGTCCAAAGTTCTGGATTTGGTTGTAGACACCAAGGCAGAGGCCCCGCGGTCTCCTCACCGGGGCACAGTGGCACCTCCAGCCGAGTCACTGCCTGTGCTGGTGGCGTCTGGACTGGCAGTCTGTTCTGCTCTCTGGTCGGCACTCACCTCATCATCTTCAAGATGTCCAGAGTTGGCTGCACTCTCGTCCGTCAGAGCAGtcccctctttcctcttttctgcCAACACCTCCAGCCCCATCATCCTGAGATAATGCAGCCTTTCATTCTTGGGCACAAAAGTTCGAATTGAGGCCTTTCCCCGCCATCCACACAACACAATGGGACACTGCAGGGTATCTGGTTTCCTACAAACAAAGTGGCTTCATGTAAGTATTAAGTCTTTCATCACTGCCTCCAAAGAGGTTTAATATGCAGTCTCTCCAAAAATTATACCACTAAACCACTGTGAAAGCATTTCAGTCTGTGATCCTGTGGATTTTCTCAAAGATCAGCTTCCTCCTTCCTACCCTGAATATCATCAAACCCTCAAATTGGCCATTTTTCCTTCACTAGCTGGGGTGCTCTGGGAAGCCACCCGAGCTCTCTGTCCCGCTCCTGGAAAGTGCTGACAATCTGGGACCTGCTCCTCCAAGCATTTCTGTCAAGCGCCAGTGGTTACATGAAAGCAGGGCTGGTTCCCTGTGAGCCACAGGGGACCCCGCATGCCCCACCCTAGAACAGCACTGATGTTTAACAGGTAACCCAGGCACTGAACCAACGGAAGAGAAGGCAGAACGCAATCTCTCTTACCTGTTCAATCTTTCCATTTATTCTGTTTAAGACAGAAATTAGGATTAGGTTTCTAAAGCACACAGAACACATACTATACATTTTattatctaaataaaaatatgtttggacTGAAATGAAcattatatagaaaatattttcatgatgATATACAAGAATGTAGTATTTCAGTTCTAAATTTTCCCTATATTGTTTTAAGGAACATTCATAAAAGGCTTCTTTCTAAGCACACCCACAATCCCCCAACAATAACACCAAAGCCCGATGGCAAGAACATCCCCACTTACGTAGGATCCGGCTCATACTTCAAGACGACGCTCCCCTTGGCTGGAAGAGAAATAGACAAGCATTGGCCAAGCTTCCTAGTCAGTGGACACCTCTGTTTATatggaaagagagcaagaaataatCTACACTCTGGGGTCTCCAGGATCTCAATGAAGAAAGGACTTTTCTCCTAAAAACATGAAGGCATCAGCCAACTAAGCACCAAGTAGGGCCATCAGAACAACATGGTTCAGGACAATGTGGGAGAGGACCAAGACAGACCATCTGGGATTTAGGTGAAGCTACTCAGCAAGTCTCAGACGCAGGGAGGTGGGACTAACTACTGGTTAATTCTCAAAGTTCAAGGTTAGATAACAGTTCCAACTCCCAGAAACAGCatgaaacacataaaaaatatcaaaaattatactGCAATCATCTACAGGATTAAAAAAGTACAAATGGCTCCTTTATCCTTTAAAATAATCTCTCCTCTAAATTGAGGTTATGCCTGAGGAGACAAGAGGATGCGGACTCAACACAGCATGTGCTATGTTCTTTAGGCCTCcagttttaaatgtaaaacaaacgATTATATGACCTCAATAACCTATTTGTTCATGCTTTCATCAAATTGAGCCAGAAATATTGAACACATAAAAGTTAATAAGagtgaaggtgaagggattaagaaccgccccccccaccaaaaaacaaCTTTACCCCATCCAAAAAACAACTCACagacagacagcagtatggtgattaccacagggaaggggtgtggggggaggtagaCGAGGGTAAAGAGgccaataaatggtgatggaaggagcctTGACTtgggggtgatgaacacacaatacacagATGtacagaattgtatacctgaaacctatataattttattaaccaatatcaccccaataaattcaactaaaaattagtaagagaattatttttattcttaagtgAAAATATCACTCAAGTGGTCTAAGTGGAGGTTTACGAAATATAAAATCAACAGTGTTACGAAAATCTGTTTTGGTGAGAATCTATTTTGGCTGGCTAGCAACGCCATAGCAAGACTGCATATTCTGCTTAAACGGGATTGATAAAAATGCATTCTTTGCTGCCACATGGGTACCTTTCCTGGTGGGCAGTGACATGGAGCTCCGGCTGGTGGGCTGGCCAGGCCCTAATAACTGCACACCATCAATGGCAGCTGGGAGATGCAGAGTCTCCCAGGGTCTGGGGAAGGAGAGCAACCCTAGGGGTGCCCTTGACCCTCAATACACTGAGGCCAATTATGTTTCCACAAAACCCTCTGGAAACTGACAGTCAGTAAAAGACAGTCACAATGTATTGAATATAAGACTGAGAAAGATTCAACAAGAGGAAACACCCACAGCTGTACTGTCTTTATAAGGACTAGTGAGGCCTCCACGCAAGTCAAACTGCTTACCCAGGTCCTTGGCTTGGATGTATGCCTCACTGCTAAGTTTTCTAAGAAATGGATTTTCCTGGGTTAATAGAATTTTAACGTCTTCCAATGATACAGTGATAATTCTTGAATTAATAAATGGATACAATGTATAGATTCCCTGTGGGAACAAAGAGAGGTCACTTTATGAATGGAAACAATCACCTGGTAAAGTGAGCACCCACTGTCCTCAGGGCCTTTCCAAGGACCATCACCTCACTATAGCCCTAGGCAGGTGCACCACCCCCTGCCTGGAACCTGTAATCATCTGTAAGCAAACACTCTCCCAGAGCAGGAAACCCAGCCTCAGAGAGTGCAACAGTGAGACTCAAATGGCTGGTAGTGCCAGCCCAGCTCTGAGCCATCCAGACCTGTCGGGCTGGCTCAGAAGCTCCTATTTGTGCCCAACTGCTTCCCATTTATTCGTGGCTGGTGCTGTCCAAATCTGTTCCCCAAATTACCTCCTGTGCTAACCGGAAAGCACAATCAAACTCTTCTCCACTGCTATTTCGACACCAGACTTTTATCCCAGTATTAATAACctataagttaaaaaatatgatgaaacaCACATAAATAAAAGTCAGgataatcaattaaaataatccCTTCTACCTTGAGAAGGCAGAACTGTAAGTAACtgatgaaagaaggaaaagagaaatgaagaaccTCGGAAAAGACCAGGAAACTTTGAAAATGCAAGACTATGTCAGCACATTCTATGGGCTGTCAGGAGCAAGGATCCTGTCCCCCTGGAAGCCCCTGTGGACACCAAGTCCTAGTCAATGTTATGAAACCACTTTGACCTCATGGACCTCCAGACAACACTTGGAGATACAATGCCTTAAATACATAGGCAAAGGGAAAAACAAGTTAGGAAAACAGTAAAGCAAAAGGAAACAGGGAGCTAAAAGTAGAAACACTCTATAGAAAATGGAAATGACACCAtaccacagcagcagcagccagaccCTCCAAACCCATGACACCTACCTCCCATGACACAAACAGTGAGAGGGACAGTGGGACAGAAGGGACGCAGGCTACACAGCCTGGGCCTGCTAAGGGCTCTGGGGACCTTGGCCCATACTGGACATGGGAGAGCCAGTGCCAGGATCTGTCCTCCCAAGGAAACCTGAGCAGGAGTCCTCAATTATGCATCAGTCCCCATCTGTGACCTGTACCTTCATCCTCTCACTATTGTTCAGCAGCACGTTTCTCAGCTCCTTGGAAACCATGTAGAGTTGTCTCTTCTTCCCTTCTGTAGTTCGAGTTAACAAATTCATCCTTGGGAATGAAGGATCCAAAGCATAAAATTTCCTACAAATAAAGCAGAGGTGCTTATGAATGTAATTCAAAATTTAATAGACTGTCTTTAAGCACCCCCTATTCTCCCCGACAAGACAACGTAAGTGACCAttctggtaaatatatacaaaaacttAATGAATAAGGAAGAGAGAACCTGAGACTGTTATCCTAAGcatcttttctctctgttctgCCTGGAGATTCCCAATTAAGGCCCTACCCAGCCCCACTATTCCTCATCTCCTAAATTAGAACTGAGTAAGGCAGCCTTGGCCACTGATTTCATAATTCAACTGAGTAATTTACATTCAGGATCTGAGTCGAGTTCTTCCATCTCTCCACTGTCTTTACCTTTGGGCAGTCTATTTTCTCTGATTACTGCTCACTTTAAATTGAAGGGTTCAGTAAACACACCCTAAAGTTTCATCCAGCTGTAACatgcaattaaaaagtaaaaatacagcTATACAGagctagataaaaataaaactatggtTAAATGTTACCAGTTATACATTTATAACCCCACAGTAAAtttctttaaagaattaaaaaaggcTGAATTAATCCTTACTGGATTGGTGGAAATAATGGGTCGTCTTCAGGAATAAACACAAATGGATCTTCTTTAAATCCAAATAACTTCATTTTCTTCGATGGAGGGGGACTAAAGGAATTGAGATGAAATCAGTCATCTGAAATCAGCAGCAGCACACTCGTCCCTGCCCTcaaccctcacccccagctctgtGCATCACGGGGCTTTATACACACGCCTCCTCAGGTCTTAAATCTCTCCCCACAGACAACAGACAGCAGCACCCACACCAAAAGTTCCTTAACACTGAACTGAGTACTTTGCCAGCCAAAATGTGCTCACACTGCCTGCTGAAAAACCACCACTGGAAAGGTTCTGAGATCCCAGACAATCTACACAGCTGGGAAGACACTAGAATGTTAGGCTCAAGACAGAACCATGTTTCTTACCCACACACGCCATCTTTCTTATTTCCATTATTCTCTAAATCCTCAGTCCTTTCTATTATTTCTGTATCACCAATTCCAGTGTCCAGTTTCCTTTCCAGCTCCGAGGGGCCCGCAGCTTTCTCTCCCGTGGGACCTGCAGGGCTGGACTGCACAGGGTCTCTTGGCTTCGCAGACTCCCCctgcagctgtcagagggaataGTAAGTCTATTTACTCTCCAATCCACTTTGCACTgctacaaaaaattaataatatggaACTCACAAAATCAATCTCAACTATTTTCCTataacattttatagaaaatataacaTCTTGctgttatttataaatataacatCTTGCTATTATAAACAGAACTCATGGACATTGTTTCTTTAAGGTTAAAATCACTTTACCACAATCCCATAAAAAGCATAAACAGCTGGCAGATAATGCCAGCTTGTCTTCATTTAAAATGCTGCTGGCATCCACTCTGTATAAGGCACACTGAGAGACGCAAAGGAGTCAACACAATTCCTAAATTGTAGGCAGGGCAGAAAAGACAAGTATAGGAATAATCACAATGTAGGAAAGGATAGTGATACTGTTCCAGAGCACCTGGAGAAACTTCGATGAAAATCAGAAGAATGTACCTCCAGGGACCAAGGAAATACCTGTTGAATAATAACTGTCTGAACTGGGCAAAggtataaatgtggttttgagaAGGAGCAAAATGTTTTACTTATGTTAAATGCTcatatactttttatataaagtcttaaatgaaaaattatttaaaactatatgtCCTTTCTAATAAGTCCCAAGATTGGTAAAAGTAGTAATTCCCAGTCCCTATGAAGTGAGCATACAAATTAGACACCTAAGCACAAAAAAGTTCCCCAGTTCACAAAGCTGTAAAGTGGACTAGCCGGTGAGATTCTAAAGCTATTAACATTATACAACACTGCCTCCCAGAGAACAGTTTATTTAAATgtagaaaaaggcaaaaaacaaaaccgCCACTTGAAACTGTCTGGCAAGGCCAGCAGTGGCCCACATCCTTTCTACCCCCATCTTCGCTTCCTGAAATGCTGCCTCTTTTTCAGAGCCCATCTCAAATGCCTTTTCTCCAGGAAGCTTTCTCTGCTCCATCCCAACGATCTAATCTCGCCCTCCCCAGAACACCAGCAGCACTGTGCCAGAACGGCTTTCCCTGACTCAAACTCTGGATTAGTGTCTACACATCTTCACTTCAACTAGATCCCAGAATCCTGAATACGAAGAATCTCAGAAAGGCCCCAGTAGCACAGACAACCAAAATATATTTACACAACAAAATAAGAAACTAATATGATAGAAAAGTGGAGAATATTTAAATGACACTAAGTTGTTCTAAAAAGTGTGATGCCACAGCAGAGGAGACAGGCTTAACAAAAAGTTCAAAACCCATTTACATAGgtgattataaaacaaaatgtcaACATAGCCCCCAATCCAAGTGAATCTAAAGTACACTTATGTGAACAGATCTTCAACCTATGTGTGGTACAGTTGTCTGACCCCTGCAGAGGTGACTAGTGGGAAGGTGCATCTCAGAGTGTAATATCTATACTATTTTTAGAAACTTAGtataaaagcatataaaatacCTCATTAATAACTTATTTTGATTATatggaaataacattttaaatataacggggtaaacaaaaaagtttttaatttcacttttcttGGGAAAAGAGGCTACAAGAAAACCAAAACTACACATGTGGCTGGGGCTCCATTTCTGTTAGCAGTGCTTTGATTGGCCAGCTCTCCTCCCAACCAGGGAGTTAGGGACCGATTCACTCTCTAAGGGAAACACTCTCTAGCCTAACACCAATGTCATGGTGACTGCCCAAAAGTGCCAGTTGCAATCCTGGGCCAGTTTGAGGCTATATACTCCTATATTAATCTGGATTAGCCATATCCCAGAAAACTGTTTACTTACTATTTCTCCAAAGTCTAAGCATTATTTGTCCTAATTTTTAAGCATGGATCTGAAAGAAATGCGGACCTTCAGACTGTGACTCCAGGCTAGGTTCTATGAAGGCTGACATACAAACTAACAAAATAATGCCAAACTGATATGGAGGAGAGTACATGTTAAATCACAACTTTGTGTCAAGTCTCGAAAGGCAGCCCTTTCTCAGCCGTTCTGCTTCACAGTCGCCCTTACAATGACCCAGGAGGCAGTTTAGATCCATTGCAACAGGTCAGGGCCAATCCATTCCTTTTTAGCTAGGCCTGGACAAGCTGTAATTATTCACAGCCAAGGTGAAGACAGGCTTGAGATTAGCAGAGTTCCATCAAACTCTAATTCTACAGGGAATTAGAGTTCAGAgccagtttgtgtttttttttttgggggggaggataCTCTGATTTTGAGCCACAGAACAGTCTTtacatgttttcaatttttattaaagtgttagatttaagccctggccagtgtggctcagatggttgggcggcgtcccgtgcactgaaaggtttgctgattcgattcctagtcagggcacatgcctgggttgcaggctcaatccccatcgtggggacatgcagaagacagcctctttctctctcttcctttaaaaaaaaaaatcaagccctgGACGGTttggctcaagggtcccaggttcgattccagtcaagggcacatgcctgggttgtgggctcggtccccagtggggggcgtgcaagaggcagctgatcaatgattctctctcatcattgatgtttctatctctctctcccgctcccttcctctctgaaatcaataaaaaataaaaaaatatgtttaaaaaaatcagtaaaagaatcttaaaaagaaaataattagatttaAGGTGCAGAAGAAATGAATTTCCCAAAGTCTGCCTTTTCCACTTGCATATCCCTTATAAGAAATTGCTTTTTGTTTGGAAAACTCAACATTTAAATGAATCCCTCCACACACCATCAGGCCcagccaccctccacccctcaaAACACGTTCCAACTGACCTCTGTCAGCTCCTGCCTTGAATGCACAAAGAGATCACATGATATGCTGTGGTATTTTGGAAGACGTTTACCTTTGGTGGACGTTTATTCCATGGCATTGAAGACTTTTTCACTAATACTGCCACAAAGAACCCTCCAGTATTTTGATGATGTGGTAATATtctaagactaaaaaaaaaaaaacaccacaattcTCACTTTTTAACTGATCCAAAATACATTCTTTTAGTATTAAATATTAAGACAAGTACTACAAAGATGACCTGTGATAGAGAAGTGATGTCTTGTTAATAGTCACACAGCCCTCACTCAAGGAATGGCCAATGTGTAATATGCAGAAAATTAATGCAGTATCTAATGTATTACCATTAGGTTCTAACTACCTTCATTATTCACAAAGGCTCAATGCCAGCAGCTAACAGGTATGGAGTTCTCACGTGTTGAAAAGTTTACATACCTGAGGCCAGCCAGAGGCGCAGCCCAGGCCTCGCAGGAATGCCCAACCTCCCCATTGTCCCCAAACTCTGAGAGCCCCACAAACTCACCACCGCTCTAGATGCATCGCCTGCAACTTCTCTGGGTCCTTTGGTGGGAACATGGTCGGCCGAATCTGGGTATGTCTGCTGTGAGGAACCTCATCCCATTCTGCAAACCACTGCCCATCTTTTGTCATTACCTGCAAAACGAGAGGGGAAGATTCTAAATCACCAGCACTACCTAATAAAAAGGGGCCAGTGTACATGCTCTCAAAAATGATAAATGgtgattttcatttctctctaaaGCTAGGAAGACTATTTGCAAAgataaaaatgagataaatagCCCCGGCCTGTTTTTCTCAGTTGTTAGAATGTCACCCTGCGCtgcagggtctcgggttcaattcccaatcaagggcaagtacctgggatgcaggtttgATCCGCGCCCCCAGGTGTGCGTGCAtcagacaaccaatcaatgtgtctctctcatatcgatgtgtctctctctccttatttCACCCTGCCTTCCACTTgcgctaaaaatcaatggaataaatatactatcctcgggtgaagattaaaaataaaggaagtaacTGTTTATTCTGTAAACCAGGacaattattttataaagcattttccatgtggaatttaaaaaagaaaaaacacaagcCTCATATTGTTTCTagtttaaaactgaaaaatgaatTCTTGCATATTACAAATGAAGCTTAAATCTCAgccaataaaataaagcaaagctgTACTTATAGAGATGAAAATAAACAAAGCTGATGTCTAATTAGAATGAGGCAGGAAAACTCTTCCATtgtcagagaaaaatatttgtataatcatactatttatttatgtataatcTTAAAATTGATTCTAAAAAGCATAACCAAAGCTATTATTCAAGTTACCCAAATGTGGATGCTTAGAATTTTCAGGACTATGAAGGCTGGGTGGGTTGTACCTACTCAGCTGAGCAGAGTCCTCACAGAAAGATTACCTTCCATTGTGTGAGTCCAGGCATCCACTTCAGTCCTGGCAATTCAGAAGACACATCAGCAAGCTCCAAAGCACCTAcgtatcaaaaaataaaataaaataaattttttccaCATGATGCCCAGTGAATGAGATGCAGACCACATACTGCATGATTCTATATTTAGGAGATGTCTGGGTGGGGCAAAACTGtatatagaccagtggtcagcaaactcattagtcaacagagccaaatatcaacagtacaacaattgaaatttcttttgagagccaaattttttaaacttaaaactatataggtaggtacattgttattaacttaattaggatactcctaagctggcctttgctaaaaacgtggtattttgtggaagagccacactcaaggggccaaagagccgcatgtggcacgcgagccgcggtttgctgaccactggtatagatagAACATACATTCGTGGTTCCTAATGGGAACAGGGAGTGACTGCAAATGGGCAGGAGAGCTCTGCTTGGAGGTGATAAGAATGGACTACTAGTAAAATTGGACTGTGGTGAGGGCTATGCAACAGTTTAGTAAATTTACTAAAGATCATAGAATTGTACAGCTGAAACCAGTGAGTGTTATGGTATGTCAATTGGAGCTCAATAAAGCTCTTGAACTAGGGAAGAGCTGCAGAGTCCCAGGACGCATCCAAGGCTGACTGATTCCATGACCAAAATCACCTTAAAGGCATCATCAGGCTAGAACTCAGCTAAGGGTCCACTCCTGGTTTTTAGACGTGGAAGTCAGATGATTTGGGTCTGtaacattttaaagtgaaaaaaagtaacattttaaagtgaactgtggcaatttttaaatattgttttaggCCCAAATTAAGTTTTCTAAAACTGCCCATCAGGACAACAGCCTAGTTTTAAAAACATCGTGTCTACAGTAGCAGTATTTCCAGAacctgtgagatggggcaggaaACCTTTCACATGAACTACCACTCACAGGCCACAGACATTGATTTGACAGcctcacagaagaggaaacaccAACAAAGCCCCACATAAGCTATGAAAACTCAGACAATAATTACAAACAACAAAGCAAGAGAATACCCAACAGGCATCTAGCAGTGAGACACCTTTGACCAAAACATTGTTTTGACTTCCACTAGTATATCTGAACAATCTTACTTTAAAAAGTGAACACTAATAGTGGAGGTTCCCAGAAACTGGTTTCTTCAAACACTGTCCATTGCTCAGTATGCCTGCCTGCCAGTATCTAGGTGAGAAGCTGCCAATGCTGGCTCAGTGTTTGTAGACTGAATGTTTTGTGGGCTGCCCTTCCTCAAGCTAAGTCTCTTGAGTACTTTCAGGTGGGAACCACACCCTGTCCAGTCACAGCAATTGCCAAGTACAAAGCTCAGCAAAGGTCTATGCTCCCATGAAGCCATGTCTACACAGGACACCTGTCACCGAGGACTGAGAAGAGTCTACAAGCCTGAAACAACTACGTTTAATGGCTGTGAGAGCAAGATCTAGACTGGAAACCCACCTGCCTAATCACTGTGTGGGATGCCCAGTTAATCTATtctatgtatattagaggcctggtacatgaaaattcatgcactggagggggggtccttcagactggcctgccccctcttacagtccgggaaccctcaggggcaagAGGCGACCCAGTGaacaggggaaggcaatgcccccatcacacctctgctgctgccactgctggcagcacaagccttggccggccctgggtggctgggcagctgccatctgaggcttgcctgcaccttgggccagccctgggcagttggggagctgaggggactgggtgctgccatcttgtggctatgggcaccacca is a genomic window of Eptesicus fuscus isolate TK198812 chromosome 4, DD_ASM_mEF_20220401, whole genome shotgun sequence containing:
- the NSUN2 gene encoding RNA cytosine C(5)-methyltransferase NSUN2 isoform X2; this encodes MGRRARCRRLQQQQQQQRRPEGTEDGAEGAGKRHDAGWEGGYPEIVKENKLFEHYYQELKIVPEGEWDQFMEALREPLPATLRITGYKSHAKEILHCLKNKYFKELEDLEVDGQKVEVPQPLSWYPEELAWHTNLSRKILRKSPQLEKFHQFLVSETESILDMCAAPGSKTTQLIEMLHADMNVPFPEGFVIANDVDNKRCYLLVHQAKRLSSPCIMVVNHDASSIPRLMIDVNGKKEVLFYDRILCDVPCSGDGTMRKNIDVWKKWTTLNSLQLHGLQLRIATRGAEQLVEGGRMVYSTCSLNPIEDEAVIASLLEKSEGALELADVSSELPGLKWMPGLTQWKVMTKDGQWFAEWDEVPHSRHTQIRPTMFPPKDPEKLQAMHLERCLRILPHHQNTGGFFVAVLVKKSSMPWNKRPPKLQGESAKPRDPVQSSPAGPTGEKAAGPSELERKLDTGIGDTEIIERTEDLENNGNKKDGVCGPPPSKKMKLFGFKEDPFVFIPEDDPLFPPIQKFYALDPSFPRMNLLTRTTEGKKRQLYMVSKELRNVLLNNSERMKVINTGIKVWCRNSSGEEFDCAFRLAQEGIYTLYPFINSRIITVSLEDVKILLTQENPFLRKLSSEAYIQAKDLAKGSVVLKYEPDPTKPDTLQCPIVLCGWRGKASIRTFVPKNERLHYLRMMGLEVLAEKRKEGTALTDESAANSGHLEDDEVSADQRAEQTASPDATSTGSDSAGGATVPR
- the NSUN2 gene encoding RNA cytosine C(5)-methyltransferase NSUN2 isoform X3; translation: MGRRARCRRLQQQQQQQRRPEGTEDGAEGAGKRHDAGWEGGYPEIVKENKLFEHYYQELKIVPEGEWDQFMEALREPLPATLRITGYKSHAKEILHCLKNKYFKELEDLEVDGQKVEVPQPLSWYPEELAWHTNLSRKILRKSPQLEKFHQFLVSETESGNISRQEAVSMIPPLLLNAHPHHKILDMCAAPGSKTTQLIEMLHADMNVPFPEGFVIANDVDNKRCYLLVHQAKRLSSPCIMVVNHDASSIPRLMIDVNGKKEVLFYDRILCDVPCSGDGTMRKNIDVWKKWTTLNSLQLHGLQLRIATRGAEQLVEGGRMVYSTCSLNPIEDEAVIASLLEKSEGALELADVSSELPGLKWMPGLTQWKVMTKDGQWFAEWDEVPHSRHTQIRPTMFPPKDPEKLQAMHLERCLRILPHHQNTGGFFVAVLVKKSSMPWNKRPPKLQGESAKPRDPVQSSPAGPTGEKAAGPSELERKLDTGIGDTEIIERTEDLENNGNKKDGVCGPPPSKKMKLFGFKEDPFVFIPEDDPLFPPIQKFYALDPSFPRMNLLTRTTEGKKRQLYMVSKELRNVLLNNSERMKGIYTLYPFINSRIITVSLEDVKILLTQENPFLRKLSSEAYIQAKDLAKGSVVLKYEPDPTKPDTLQCPIVLCGWRGKASIRTFVPKNERLHYLRMMGLEVLAEKRKEGTALTDESAANSGHLEDDEVSADQRAEQTASPDATSTGSDSAGGATVPR
- the NSUN2 gene encoding RNA cytosine C(5)-methyltransferase NSUN2 isoform X1, translated to MGRRARCRRLQQQQQQQRRPEGTEDGAEGAGKRHDAGWEGGYPEIVKENKLFEHYYQELKIVPEGEWDQFMEALREPLPATLRITGYKSHAKEILHCLKNKYFKELEDLEVDGQKVEVPQPLSWYPEELAWHTNLSRKILRKSPQLEKFHQFLVSETESGNISRQEAVSMIPPLLLNAHPHHKILDMCAAPGSKTTQLIEMLHADMNVPFPEGFVIANDVDNKRCYLLVHQAKRLSSPCIMVVNHDASSIPRLMIDVNGKKEVLFYDRILCDVPCSGDGTMRKNIDVWKKWTTLNSLQLHGLQLRIATRGAEQLVEGGRMVYSTCSLNPIEDEAVIASLLEKSEGALELADVSSELPGLKWMPGLTQWKVMTKDGQWFAEWDEVPHSRHTQIRPTMFPPKDPEKLQAMHLERCLRILPHHQNTGGFFVAVLVKKSSMPWNKRPPKLQGESAKPRDPVQSSPAGPTGEKAAGPSELERKLDTGIGDTEIIERTEDLENNGNKKDGVCGPPPSKKMKLFGFKEDPFVFIPEDDPLFPPIQKFYALDPSFPRMNLLTRTTEGKKRQLYMVSKELRNVLLNNSERMKVINTGIKVWCRNSSGEEFDCAFRLAQEGIYTLYPFINSRIITVSLEDVKILLTQENPFLRKLSSEAYIQAKDLAKGSVVLKYEPDPTKPDTLQCPIVLCGWRGKASIRTFVPKNERLHYLRMMGLEVLAEKRKEGTALTDESAANSGHLEDDEVSADQRAEQTASPDATSTGSDSAGGATVPR
- the NSUN2 gene encoding RNA cytosine C(5)-methyltransferase NSUN2 isoform X4, with product MGRRARCRRLQQQQQQQRRPEGTEDGAEGAGKRHDAGWEGGYPEIVKENKLFEHYYQELKIVPEGEWDQFMEALREPLPATLRITGYKSHAKEILHCLKNKYFKELEDLEVDGQKVEVPQPLSWYPEELAWHTNLSRKILRKSPQLEKFHQFLVSETESGNISRQEAVSMIPPLLLNAHPHHKILDMCAAPGSKTTQLIEMLHADMNVPFPEGFVIANDVDNKRCYLLVHQAKRLSSPCIMVVNHDASSIPRLMIDVNGKKEVLFYDRILCDVPCSGDGTMRKNIDVWKKWTTLNSLQLHGLQLRIATRGAEQLVEGGRMVYSTCSLNPIEDEAVIASLLEKSEGALELADVSSELPGLKWMPGLTQWKVMTKDGQWFAEWDEVPHSRHTQIRPTMFPPKDPEKLQAMHLERCLRILPHHQNTGGFFVAVLVKKSSMPWNKRPPKLQGESAKPRDPVQSSPAGPTGEKAAGPSELERKLDTGIGDTEIIERTEDLENNGNKKDGVCGPPPSKKMKLFGFKEDPFVFIPEDDPLFPPIQKFYALDPSFPRMNLLTRTTEGKKRQLYMVSKELRNVLLNNSERMKVINTGIKVWCRNSSGEEFDCAFRLAQEGIYTLYPFINSRIITVSLEDVKILLTQENPFLRKLSSEAYIQAKDLAKGSVVLKYEPDPTINGKIEQETRYPAVSHCVVWMAGKGLNSNFCAQE